A single region of the Corticium candelabrum chromosome 15, ooCorCand1.1, whole genome shotgun sequence genome encodes:
- the LOC134191474 gene encoding myosin-2 heavy chain-like isoform X2: MSCPAEPQDVASQLFNKFCDSSDLQDILNAFQTLRTELHLDVAQSDFYTQLKSKLSNWKSRSLWEILDKRVDCPVYEGGMACGGAKVLVVGAGPCGLRFAVEAALLGASRVVVVEKRRGYTRNNVLHLWPYLITDLRGLGAKKFYGKFCAGSLDHISIRRLQCLLLKVSLLLGVEVYTGVQYNDIVEPAGGHGWRASFQPSISSISDFDFDVVIGADGRKSSLLKRGFKQKEFRAQLAIAITANFVHGNTTAEASVPEISGVAYIYHQDFFKKLSEQFGIDLENIVYYKDETHYFVMTAKRHSLLNKGVLKKDYSDAVQLVASSNVDHGKLYQYAREAAEYVTKKELPHYDFEPMTDGRPDVALFDFTSMYAADHAARILERNGKRLMLALVGDSILEPFWPLGTGAARGFLSCMDAAWMMKKFIKGGDPLVLLAERENIFHLLPQTSPKKMVENYACYTINPTTRYPAIQEYIKPTEVTQLYDSDRVISPADKSVDKPAGAGKRKPKVPLPEQAKKVKGASDLKMKKSMLRKHRPSRFVVIKKHSTTLHSGTATPSSCLQSPTSKTESPTSPTFKLNGSTESEMQKSDLSIVDAKKPLVSFDVGNVSNQEQHVNDEQMTESANQDRARVGVTRGVKFGNVVNKTDVTSGKESSKLTPSQAGYEKHAKSEDHVSSPAAKWKRQQQTILPKDQKDKEERNRALEDRQTRGKERIQKEKKDKERQEKEKKDKERQEKEKKDKERQDKEKKDKERLEKQKKEKERREKDTKEEQKDKERLEKEKQKQQKEMEKMLEKDKKEKERAEKEKQKQQKEREKLLKKDVLEKEAAEKKRKEKEKAEKLEIEKREKESKQKELLEKHTNKQQRMETANKGQIVPIPKPKPERKIIEMEKQRNALSNDENKHSQPASNEQELHLKEEDDQLKGTIATVKSNPFVTQDVARAVAERKPSPLRKSARAKKSPVKHVSSPDRQLPGKPTAHLLGHNQMSGKGLSKARGAAYYLSKQRDSIGKESSVSSKLFEGERTGSSGHEPEDELIRRVAKVVRASSLKQLRPSVAIRRKRQSLIRHKHGRDETDLMEEDEDDNFDMSDDEYEMSPTACRMSLILEKMCDRLESSQAELTLRILGALTANVQDHPDDDTFRRVRVSSSQFQMSVWGIEEAQEFLFECGWMPFGDFIVLAVDANLSEALSILDDLIWDFQDRLMNGDAADVAELVNVSDTWKYRDGLISRIKHKMLSKSMSYTSALVEASADRLLQREDELGKFAVDKNNFSQLDPLSSEASTAQHAERASLIARQHWQQMEGSLHVRPPNAARARRTYSHGTSQCRKATYSAVVSSRQHGTMIERKEHQIDDAKAKRFLEEERRRHRLSSTSSMDTQNPSRGYRLASQVDDAFVDGDAETSNQKERLPSRTRFHLRLGSAPESGVCSPSPASETTSFYEPFNVQKAKEELQQMAAELNSKCFYKQIGHTAPITKEQNSYVERNGDQSKKQEEANERDEQRLESTVADSSSSFEETRTVTTSPIELPVTLDVVLNQNVLAEGAVSLTTAEDNRLKNQNGSDNSLKPQQVLSSKEEYDAAIKASIDARAKLAKLGAK, encoded by the exons ATGTCTTGCCCCGCCGAACCCCAAGACGTTGCCTCCCAGCTATTTAACAAGTTCTGCGACTCAAGCGATTTACAAGACATTCTCAACGCCTTCCAGACGCTCCGCACCGAGCTCCACCTCGACGTCGCCCAAAGCGACTTCTACACTCAACTGAAATCGAAACTATCGAACTGGAAGAGCCGTTCGCTATGGGAAATACTCGACAAACGCGTCGACTGCCCCGTCTACGAAGGCGGCATGGCATGCGGAGGCGCCAAAGTGTTGGTCGTAGGCGCTGGGCCATGTGGCCTCCGATTTGCCGTCGAGGCTGCGCTGCTTGGCGCCTCCAGAGTCGTCGTGGTCGAGAAACGGCGCGGCTACACGCGTAACAACGTGCTACATCTGTGGCCGTATCTCATTACGGATTTGCGAGGTCTGGGAGCGAAGAAGTTCTATGGGAAGTTCTGTGCCGGTTCGCTGGATCATATCA GTATTCGTCGGTTACAGTGCTTGCTACTAAAAGTGTCTCTACTTCTGGGTGTGGAGGTGTACACTGGGGTGCAGTATAATGATATAGTTGAACCAGCAGGTGGACACGGATGGAGAGCCAGTTTTCAGCCGTCGATCAGTTCAATCAGTGACTTTGACTTTGATGTCGTCATAGGAGCGGATGGTCGAAAGAGTAGTCTGTTGAAGAGAGGATTCAAACAGAAGGAATTTCGAGCTCAGCTTGCTATAGCAATTACGGCCAACTTTGTGCATGGCAACACAACGGCGGAGGCATCGGTACCAGAGATAAGTGGCGTTGCGTACATTTATCATCAAGACTTTTTCAAGAAGTTATCTGAACAATTTGGAATTGACTTGGAGAATATTGTGTATTATAAAGACGAGACGCATTACTTTGTGATGACGGCGAAGAGGCACAGTCTGTTGAATAAAGGAGTTTTGAAAAAG GATTACAGTGATGCTGTTCAGTTGGTTGCTAGCAGCAATGTTGATCACGGCAAGCTTTACCAGTATGCCAGAGAGGCTGCAGAGTATGTGACGAAGAAGGAGCTGCCTCACTACGACTTTGAACCAATGACAGACGGGCGTCCTGACGTAGCACTTTTTGACTTTACATCAATGTATGCGGCAGATCATGCGGCTCGAATACTGGAACGCAATGGCAAACGTCTCATGCTTGCCCTGGTGGGAGACAGCATTCTTGAG CCATTTTGGCCTTTAGGCACTGGTGCTGCTCGTGGCTTTCTCAGCTGCATGGATGCAGCAtggatgatgaagaaatttaTAAAAGGTGGTGATCCTCTTGTGTTGcttgctgaaagagaaaacaTCTTTCATCTACTTCCACAAACATCACCCAAGAAAATGGTAGAAAATTATGCTTGTTATACAATCAATCCTACGACCCGGTATCCAGCAATACAAGAGTACATCAAACCTACGGAGGTCACTCAGCTCTATGACTCTGACCGAGTGATAAGTCCAGCAGATAAATCTGTGGACAAACCAGCGGGTGCTGGAAAGAGGAAACCAAAGGTCCCACTACCAGAACAGGCAAAGAAAGTAAAAG gTGCATCAGACCTGAAGATGAAAAAATCTATGTTACGTAAACATCGTCCTTCACGATTTGTTGTAATAAAGAAACATAGTACAACATTGCATAGTGGAACAGCAACGCCATCATCTTGTCTGCAATCACCGACATCTAAAACAGAATCTCCTACATCACCAACGTTTAAATTAAATGGTTCTACTGAATCTGAGATGCAGAAAAGCGATCTATCTATTGTGGATGCCAAGAAACCTTTAGTCTCGTTTGATGTTGGAAATGTGAGTAATCAAGAACAGCATGTAAATGATGAACAAATGACAGAGAGTGCTAATCAAGACAGGGCAAGAGTAGGTGTAACTAGGGGAGTGAAGTTTGGTAATGTAGTAAATAAAACTGATGTGACATCTGGAAAAGAGTCGAGCAAGTTGACGCCTAGTCAAGCAGGTTATGAGAAACATgcaaaatctgaagatcatgTCAGCAGTCCTGCTGCCAAATGGAAACGGCAGCAGCAAACCATTTTACCCAAAGACCAAAAAGATAAGGAAGAACGAAACAGAGCattagaagacagacaaacgagagGAAAAGAAAGAATtcagaaagagaagaaagacaAGGAAAGacaagagaaagagaagaaagacaaagaaagacaagagaaagaaaagaaggACAAGGAAAGAcaagacaaagaaaagaaagacaaggaAAGATTAGAAAaacagaagaaagagaaagaaaggcGAGAAAAAGACACCAAGGAAGAGCAGAAGGACAAGGAAAGACTTGAGAAAGAGAAGCAGAAGCAACAAAAGGAGATGGAGAAAATGTTGGAGAAAGACAAGAAGGAGAAGGAAAGAGCAGAGAAAGAGAAGCAGAAACAGCAAAAAGAGAGGGAGAAACTGTTGAAGAAAGATGTGCTCGAAAAAGAAGCTGCAGAGAAAAAgagaaaagagaaagagaaagcaGAGAAACTAGAGATAGAgaaaagagagaaagagagcaaacagaaagagctgctagagaaacatacaaacaaacagcaaagaatGGAGACAGCTAATAAAGGACAGATAGTCCCAATACCAAAGCCTAAACCGGAAAGGAAAATAATTGAAATGGAAAAACAGAGAAATGCATTAAGCAATGATGAGAATAAGCACAGCCAACCAGCAAGTAACGAGCAAGAATTACACTTGAAGGAGGAAGATGATCAGCTGAAAGGAACAATAGCTACTGTGAAGTCAAATCCATTTGTTACACAAGACGTAGCTCGTGCTGTGGCTGAAAGAAAACCTTCACCATTGCGGAAGTCTGCCCGAGCAAAGAAGTCGCCTGTCAAGCATGTGTCTTCTCCTGATCGACAACTACCAGGAAAGCCAACTGCTCATTTGCTTGGTCACAATCAGATGTCTGGAAAAGGACTATCGAAAGCACGAGGGGCAGCTTACTATCTTTCTAAACAAAGGGATTCTATTGGCAAAGAGTCATCTGTAAGTTCAAAACTATTTGAGGGAGAGAGGACTGGATCAAGTGGGCATGAACCTGAGGATGAACTGATTCGGAGAGTTGCG AAAGTTGTGCGTGCCAGCTCACTGAAACAGCTGCGTCCTTCCGTTGCAATTAG GAGAAAGAGGCAGTCGCTGATCAGACACAAACATGGCAGGGATGAAACG GATTTAATGGAGGAGGACGAAGATGATAATTTTGATATGTCTGATGATGAGTACGAGATGAGCCCAACTGCTTGTAGAATGTCACTGATACTGGAGAAAATGTGTGATCGACTGGAAAGCAGTCAAGCCGAACTTACACTTCGCATTCTTGGTGCCCTCACAGC AAATGTTCAAGATCATCCAGATGATGACACTTTTCGTAGAGTTCGAGTTAGTAGCTCACAGTTTCAGATGTCAGTGTGGGGCATCGAAGAGGCACAGGAATTTCTGTTTGAGTGTGGATGGATGCCA TTTGGTGACTTCATAGTCCTTGCAGTTGATGCAAATCTGTCTGAGGCTCTTTCAATTCTGGATGACTTGATCTG GGACTTCCAAGACAGGCTGATGAATGGAGATGCTGCTGATGTAGCTGAGCTCGTGAATGTGAGTGACACCTGGAAGTATCGCGATGGGCTGATTTCGAGGATCAAGCACAAGATGCTGTCTAAGAGCATGTCGTACACATCGGCTCTAGTTGAAGCATCAGCTGATCGACTGCTGCAACGTGAAGATGAGTTAGGAAAATTTGCAGTGGATAAGAACAACTTCAGTCAATTAGATCCTCTG TCTTCTGAAGCGTCTACTGCACAGCATGCTGAGAGAGCTTCCCTAATAGCGCGACAGCATTGGCAACAAATGGAAGGCTCTCTCCATGTCAGGCCCCCAAATGCAGCACGAGCTCGGAGGACATACAGCCATGGAACCAGTCAATGTCGGAAAGCAACATACTCTGCAGTTGTGAGCAGTCGACAGCATGGAACTATGATTGAAAGGAAGGAGCACCAGATTGATGATGCGAAAGCAAAGAGATTTCTAGAAGAAGAAAGACGTCGACATAGATTGAGCAGTACCAGTTCAATGGATACTCAAAATCCTTCTCGTGGTTATCGGCTTGCAAGTCAAGTTGATGACGCTTTTGTTGATGGTGATGCAGAAACGTCAAATCAGAAAGAAAGATTGCCCAGTAGAACTCGTTTCCACCTCCGTCTTGGCTCTGCCCCTGAATCTGGTGTTTGTTCTCCATCACCAGCAAGTGAGACTACTTCATTTTATGAACCGTTCAATGTTCAGAAGGCAAAGGAGGAGCTGCAACAAATGGCTGCTGAATTGAACAGCAAATGCTTTTACAAACAAATCGGTCACACAGCACCGATCACCAAAGAACAGAATAGTTATGTTGAGCGGAATGGTGATCAATCAAAGAAGCAGGAAGAGGCGAATGAAAGAGATGAACAAAGATTGGAGTCAACAGTGGCTGACAGTAGTTCAAGCTTTGAGGAGACCAGAACAGTTACAACTTCTCCAATTGAATTGCCTGTGACTTTG GATGTTGTATTGAACCAGAACGTCTTAGCAGAAGGGGCGGTCAGTCTCACAACAGCTGAAGACAACAGACTGAAGAATCAAAATGGCAGTGATAATTCCTTAAAGCCTCAACAAGTTTTATCTTCCAAAGAGGAATACGATGCTGCTATTAAAGCTTCAATTGATGCTCGAGCAAAGCTAGCAA aACTTGGAGCTAAGTAG
- the LOC134191474 gene encoding uncharacterized protein LOC134191474 isoform X1, producing MSCPAEPQDVASQLFNKFCDSSDLQDILNAFQTLRTELHLDVAQSDFYTQLKSKLSNWKSRSLWEILDKRVDCPVYEGGMACGGAKVLVVGAGPCGLRFAVEAALLGASRVVVVEKRRGYTRNNVLHLWPYLITDLRGLGAKKFYGKFCAGSLDHISIRRLQCLLLKVSLLLGVEVYTGVQYNDIVEPAGGHGWRASFQPSISSISDFDFDVVIGADGRKSSLLKRGFKQKEFRAQLAIAITANFVHGNTTAEASVPEISGVAYIYHQDFFKKLSEQFGIDLENIVYYKDETHYFVMTAKRHSLLNKGVLKKDYSDAVQLVASSNVDHGKLYQYAREAAEYVTKKELPHYDFEPMTDGRPDVALFDFTSMYAADHAARILERNGKRLMLALVGDSILEPFWPLGTGAARGFLSCMDAAWMMKKFIKGGDPLVLLAERENIFHLLPQTSPKKMVENYACYTINPTTRYPAIQEYIKPTEVTQLYDSDRVISPADKSVDKPAGAGKRKPKVPLPEQAKKVKGASDLKMKKSMLRKHRPSRFVVIKKHSTTLHSGTATPSSCLQSPTSKTESPTSPTFKLNGSTESEMQKSDLSIVDAKKPLVSFDVGNVSNQEQHVNDEQMTESANQDRARVGVTRGVKFGNVVNKTDVTSGKESSKLTPSQAGYEKHAKSEDHVSSPAAKWKRQQQTILPKDQKDKEERNRALEDRQTRGKERIQKEKKDKERQEKEKKDKERQEKEKKDKERQDKEKKDKERLEKQKKEKERREKDTKEEQKDKERLEKEKQKQQKEMEKMLEKDKKEKERAEKEKQKQQKEREKLLKKDVLEKEAAEKKRKEKEKAEKLEIEKREKESKQKELLEKHTNKQQRMETANKGQIVPIPKPKPERKIIEMEKQRNALSNDENKHSQPASNEQELHLKEEDDQLKGTIATVKSNPFVTQDVARAVAERKPSPLRKSARAKKSPVKHVSSPDRQLPGKPTAHLLGHNQMSGKGLSKARGAAYYLSKQRDSIGKESSVSSKLFEGERTGSSGHEPEDELIRRVAVGCMYFLAVRCEVLLCRGFVYQKVVRASSLKQLRPSVAIRRKRQSLIRHKHGRDETDLMEEDEDDNFDMSDDEYEMSPTACRMSLILEKMCDRLESSQAELTLRILGALTANVQDHPDDDTFRRVRVSSSQFQMSVWGIEEAQEFLFECGWMPFGDFIVLAVDANLSEALSILDDLIWDFQDRLMNGDAADVAELVNVSDTWKYRDGLISRIKHKMLSKSMSYTSALVEASADRLLQREDELGKFAVDKNNFSQLDPLSSEASTAQHAERASLIARQHWQQMEGSLHVRPPNAARARRTYSHGTSQCRKATYSAVVSSRQHGTMIERKEHQIDDAKAKRFLEEERRRHRLSSTSSMDTQNPSRGYRLASQVDDAFVDGDAETSNQKERLPSRTRFHLRLGSAPESGVCSPSPASETTSFYEPFNVQKAKEELQQMAAELNSKCFYKQIGHTAPITKEQNSYVERNGDQSKKQEEANERDEQRLESTVADSSSSFEETRTVTTSPIELPVTLDVVLNQNVLAEGAVSLTTAEDNRLKNQNGSDNSLKPQQVLSSKEEYDAAIKASIDARAKLAKLGAK from the exons ATGTCTTGCCCCGCCGAACCCCAAGACGTTGCCTCCCAGCTATTTAACAAGTTCTGCGACTCAAGCGATTTACAAGACATTCTCAACGCCTTCCAGACGCTCCGCACCGAGCTCCACCTCGACGTCGCCCAAAGCGACTTCTACACTCAACTGAAATCGAAACTATCGAACTGGAAGAGCCGTTCGCTATGGGAAATACTCGACAAACGCGTCGACTGCCCCGTCTACGAAGGCGGCATGGCATGCGGAGGCGCCAAAGTGTTGGTCGTAGGCGCTGGGCCATGTGGCCTCCGATTTGCCGTCGAGGCTGCGCTGCTTGGCGCCTCCAGAGTCGTCGTGGTCGAGAAACGGCGCGGCTACACGCGTAACAACGTGCTACATCTGTGGCCGTATCTCATTACGGATTTGCGAGGTCTGGGAGCGAAGAAGTTCTATGGGAAGTTCTGTGCCGGTTCGCTGGATCATATCA GTATTCGTCGGTTACAGTGCTTGCTACTAAAAGTGTCTCTACTTCTGGGTGTGGAGGTGTACACTGGGGTGCAGTATAATGATATAGTTGAACCAGCAGGTGGACACGGATGGAGAGCCAGTTTTCAGCCGTCGATCAGTTCAATCAGTGACTTTGACTTTGATGTCGTCATAGGAGCGGATGGTCGAAAGAGTAGTCTGTTGAAGAGAGGATTCAAACAGAAGGAATTTCGAGCTCAGCTTGCTATAGCAATTACGGCCAACTTTGTGCATGGCAACACAACGGCGGAGGCATCGGTACCAGAGATAAGTGGCGTTGCGTACATTTATCATCAAGACTTTTTCAAGAAGTTATCTGAACAATTTGGAATTGACTTGGAGAATATTGTGTATTATAAAGACGAGACGCATTACTTTGTGATGACGGCGAAGAGGCACAGTCTGTTGAATAAAGGAGTTTTGAAAAAG GATTACAGTGATGCTGTTCAGTTGGTTGCTAGCAGCAATGTTGATCACGGCAAGCTTTACCAGTATGCCAGAGAGGCTGCAGAGTATGTGACGAAGAAGGAGCTGCCTCACTACGACTTTGAACCAATGACAGACGGGCGTCCTGACGTAGCACTTTTTGACTTTACATCAATGTATGCGGCAGATCATGCGGCTCGAATACTGGAACGCAATGGCAAACGTCTCATGCTTGCCCTGGTGGGAGACAGCATTCTTGAG CCATTTTGGCCTTTAGGCACTGGTGCTGCTCGTGGCTTTCTCAGCTGCATGGATGCAGCAtggatgatgaagaaatttaTAAAAGGTGGTGATCCTCTTGTGTTGcttgctgaaagagaaaacaTCTTTCATCTACTTCCACAAACATCACCCAAGAAAATGGTAGAAAATTATGCTTGTTATACAATCAATCCTACGACCCGGTATCCAGCAATACAAGAGTACATCAAACCTACGGAGGTCACTCAGCTCTATGACTCTGACCGAGTGATAAGTCCAGCAGATAAATCTGTGGACAAACCAGCGGGTGCTGGAAAGAGGAAACCAAAGGTCCCACTACCAGAACAGGCAAAGAAAGTAAAAG gTGCATCAGACCTGAAGATGAAAAAATCTATGTTACGTAAACATCGTCCTTCACGATTTGTTGTAATAAAGAAACATAGTACAACATTGCATAGTGGAACAGCAACGCCATCATCTTGTCTGCAATCACCGACATCTAAAACAGAATCTCCTACATCACCAACGTTTAAATTAAATGGTTCTACTGAATCTGAGATGCAGAAAAGCGATCTATCTATTGTGGATGCCAAGAAACCTTTAGTCTCGTTTGATGTTGGAAATGTGAGTAATCAAGAACAGCATGTAAATGATGAACAAATGACAGAGAGTGCTAATCAAGACAGGGCAAGAGTAGGTGTAACTAGGGGAGTGAAGTTTGGTAATGTAGTAAATAAAACTGATGTGACATCTGGAAAAGAGTCGAGCAAGTTGACGCCTAGTCAAGCAGGTTATGAGAAACATgcaaaatctgaagatcatgTCAGCAGTCCTGCTGCCAAATGGAAACGGCAGCAGCAAACCATTTTACCCAAAGACCAAAAAGATAAGGAAGAACGAAACAGAGCattagaagacagacaaacgagagGAAAAGAAAGAATtcagaaagagaagaaagacaAGGAAAGacaagagaaagagaagaaagacaaagaaagacaagagaaagaaaagaaggACAAGGAAAGAcaagacaaagaaaagaaagacaaggaAAGATTAGAAAaacagaagaaagagaaagaaaggcGAGAAAAAGACACCAAGGAAGAGCAGAAGGACAAGGAAAGACTTGAGAAAGAGAAGCAGAAGCAACAAAAGGAGATGGAGAAAATGTTGGAGAAAGACAAGAAGGAGAAGGAAAGAGCAGAGAAAGAGAAGCAGAAACAGCAAAAAGAGAGGGAGAAACTGTTGAAGAAAGATGTGCTCGAAAAAGAAGCTGCAGAGAAAAAgagaaaagagaaagagaaagcaGAGAAACTAGAGATAGAgaaaagagagaaagagagcaaacagaaagagctgctagagaaacatacaaacaaacagcaaagaatGGAGACAGCTAATAAAGGACAGATAGTCCCAATACCAAAGCCTAAACCGGAAAGGAAAATAATTGAAATGGAAAAACAGAGAAATGCATTAAGCAATGATGAGAATAAGCACAGCCAACCAGCAAGTAACGAGCAAGAATTACACTTGAAGGAGGAAGATGATCAGCTGAAAGGAACAATAGCTACTGTGAAGTCAAATCCATTTGTTACACAAGACGTAGCTCGTGCTGTGGCTGAAAGAAAACCTTCACCATTGCGGAAGTCTGCCCGAGCAAAGAAGTCGCCTGTCAAGCATGTGTCTTCTCCTGATCGACAACTACCAGGAAAGCCAACTGCTCATTTGCTTGGTCACAATCAGATGTCTGGAAAAGGACTATCGAAAGCACGAGGGGCAGCTTACTATCTTTCTAAACAAAGGGATTCTATTGGCAAAGAGTCATCTGTAAGTTCAAAACTATTTGAGGGAGAGAGGACTGGATCAAGTGGGCATGAACCTGAGGATGAACTGATTCGGAGAGTTGCGGTAGGTTGCATGTACTTTTTGGCTGTGAGATGTGAGGTGTTACTGTGTAGGGGTTTTGTATATCAGAAAGTTGTGCGTGCCAGCTCACTGAAACAGCTGCGTCCTTCCGTTGCAATTAG GAGAAAGAGGCAGTCGCTGATCAGACACAAACATGGCAGGGATGAAACG GATTTAATGGAGGAGGACGAAGATGATAATTTTGATATGTCTGATGATGAGTACGAGATGAGCCCAACTGCTTGTAGAATGTCACTGATACTGGAGAAAATGTGTGATCGACTGGAAAGCAGTCAAGCCGAACTTACACTTCGCATTCTTGGTGCCCTCACAGC AAATGTTCAAGATCATCCAGATGATGACACTTTTCGTAGAGTTCGAGTTAGTAGCTCACAGTTTCAGATGTCAGTGTGGGGCATCGAAGAGGCACAGGAATTTCTGTTTGAGTGTGGATGGATGCCA TTTGGTGACTTCATAGTCCTTGCAGTTGATGCAAATCTGTCTGAGGCTCTTTCAATTCTGGATGACTTGATCTG GGACTTCCAAGACAGGCTGATGAATGGAGATGCTGCTGATGTAGCTGAGCTCGTGAATGTGAGTGACACCTGGAAGTATCGCGATGGGCTGATTTCGAGGATCAAGCACAAGATGCTGTCTAAGAGCATGTCGTACACATCGGCTCTAGTTGAAGCATCAGCTGATCGACTGCTGCAACGTGAAGATGAGTTAGGAAAATTTGCAGTGGATAAGAACAACTTCAGTCAATTAGATCCTCTG TCTTCTGAAGCGTCTACTGCACAGCATGCTGAGAGAGCTTCCCTAATAGCGCGACAGCATTGGCAACAAATGGAAGGCTCTCTCCATGTCAGGCCCCCAAATGCAGCACGAGCTCGGAGGACATACAGCCATGGAACCAGTCAATGTCGGAAAGCAACATACTCTGCAGTTGTGAGCAGTCGACAGCATGGAACTATGATTGAAAGGAAGGAGCACCAGATTGATGATGCGAAAGCAAAGAGATTTCTAGAAGAAGAAAGACGTCGACATAGATTGAGCAGTACCAGTTCAATGGATACTCAAAATCCTTCTCGTGGTTATCGGCTTGCAAGTCAAGTTGATGACGCTTTTGTTGATGGTGATGCAGAAACGTCAAATCAGAAAGAAAGATTGCCCAGTAGAACTCGTTTCCACCTCCGTCTTGGCTCTGCCCCTGAATCTGGTGTTTGTTCTCCATCACCAGCAAGTGAGACTACTTCATTTTATGAACCGTTCAATGTTCAGAAGGCAAAGGAGGAGCTGCAACAAATGGCTGCTGAATTGAACAGCAAATGCTTTTACAAACAAATCGGTCACACAGCACCGATCACCAAAGAACAGAATAGTTATGTTGAGCGGAATGGTGATCAATCAAAGAAGCAGGAAGAGGCGAATGAAAGAGATGAACAAAGATTGGAGTCAACAGTGGCTGACAGTAGTTCAAGCTTTGAGGAGACCAGAACAGTTACAACTTCTCCAATTGAATTGCCTGTGACTTTG GATGTTGTATTGAACCAGAACGTCTTAGCAGAAGGGGCGGTCAGTCTCACAACAGCTGAAGACAACAGACTGAAGAATCAAAATGGCAGTGATAATTCCTTAAAGCCTCAACAAGTTTTATCTTCCAAAGAGGAATACGATGCTGCTATTAAAGCTTCAATTGATGCTCGAGCAAAGCTAGCAA aACTTGGAGCTAAGTAG